In Tepidimonas taiwanensis, the following are encoded in one genomic region:
- the nadB gene encoding L-aspartate oxidase encodes MTATPPPPPAPRSYDALIIGSGLAGLATALLLPTDWRIAIVTKRALADGSSAWAQGGIAAVLGEGDSFEQHIHDTLVAGAGLCDPDATRFTVEHAPEAIAWLRALGTPFTQEGGELHLTREGGHSHRRIVHAADATGAAVQQTLIDRVRAAANIDIFETHALVDLILSDRHAVRREAPRRVLGAYVLDVATDEVEAFTATHTVLCTGGAGKVYLYTSNPDTATGDGIAAAWRAGCRVGNMEFIQFHPTCLYHPKAKSFLISEAVRGEGGILKLPAHLGHHRFMPDHDPRAELAPRDIVARAIDFEMKKHGIPCVYLDISHQPAAFLHEHFPTILKRCAELGIDITREPIPVVPAAHYTCGGVVTDLRARTDLPGLYCVGEASYTGLHGANRLASNSLLECLVFARAAARDMAAQPRQAPPPVRPWDASRVIDADEQVVISHNWDELRRFMWDYVGIVRTDKRLERAAHRIALLQAEIHEFYSRFHVSRDLLELRNLVLVADLIVRSAQQRKESRGLHYSRDHPHTLPEARPTILTPPPR; translated from the coding sequence ATGACCGCCACGCCACCCCCGCCGCCTGCCCCCCGTTCCTACGACGCGCTGATCATCGGCAGCGGCCTCGCGGGCCTCGCCACCGCGCTGCTGCTGCCGACCGACTGGCGCATCGCCATCGTCACCAAACGCGCGCTCGCCGACGGCTCCAGCGCCTGGGCGCAGGGGGGCATCGCCGCCGTGCTGGGAGAAGGCGACAGCTTCGAGCAGCACATCCACGACACCTTGGTCGCCGGCGCGGGCCTGTGCGACCCCGATGCGACGCGTTTCACCGTCGAGCACGCCCCCGAGGCGATCGCCTGGCTGCGCGCGCTCGGCACGCCGTTCACACAGGAAGGCGGCGAGCTGCACCTGACGCGCGAGGGCGGCCACAGCCACCGCCGCATCGTCCACGCCGCCGACGCCACCGGTGCCGCGGTGCAGCAGACGCTCATCGACCGCGTGCGGGCGGCGGCAAACATCGACATTTTCGAGACGCACGCGCTGGTGGACCTGATCCTGAGCGACCGCCACGCCGTGCGGCGCGAGGCACCGCGGCGCGTGCTGGGCGCCTATGTGCTCGACGTCGCCACCGACGAGGTCGAGGCCTTCACCGCGACCCACACCGTGCTGTGCACGGGCGGCGCTGGCAAGGTGTACCTCTACACCTCCAACCCGGACACCGCCACCGGCGACGGCATCGCCGCCGCGTGGCGCGCGGGCTGCCGTGTCGGCAACATGGAGTTCATCCAGTTCCACCCGACGTGCCTCTATCACCCCAAGGCCAAGAGCTTCCTGATCAGCGAGGCGGTGCGCGGCGAAGGCGGCATCCTCAAACTCCCCGCGCACCTGGGCCACCACCGCTTCATGCCGGACCACGACCCGCGCGCGGAGCTGGCCCCGCGTGACATCGTCGCGCGCGCCATCGATTTCGAGATGAAGAAGCACGGCATCCCGTGCGTCTACCTCGACATCTCGCACCAGCCGGCGGCGTTTTTGCACGAGCACTTTCCCACCATCCTCAAGCGCTGCGCGGAGCTGGGCATCGACATCACGCGCGAGCCGATCCCGGTGGTGCCGGCGGCGCACTACACCTGCGGCGGGGTCGTGACGGACCTGCGCGCGCGCACCGACCTGCCGGGGCTGTACTGCGTCGGCGAGGCCAGCTACACCGGACTGCACGGGGCGAATCGGCTCGCCAGCAACTCGCTGCTGGAATGCCTGGTCTTCGCACGCGCCGCCGCCCGCGACATGGCCGCGCAGCCGCGACAGGCCCCACCCCCGGTGCGGCCGTGGGACGCCAGCCGCGTCATCGACGCCGACGAGCAGGTCGTCATCAGCCACAACTGGGACGAGCTGCGCCGCTTCATGTGGGACTATGTGGGCATCGTGCGCACCGACAAGCGGCTGGAGCGCGCCGCGCACCGCATCGCGCTGCTGCAGGCGGAAATCCACGAGTTCTACTCGCGCTTCCACGTCAGCCGCGACCTGCTGGAGCTGCGCAACCTGGTGCTGGTGGCGGACCTGATCGTGCGCTCGGCGCAGCAGCGCAAGGAAAGCCGCGGCCTGCACTACAGCCGCGACCACCCGCACACCCTGCCCGAAGCGCGCCCGACCATCCTCACCCCGCCGCCCCGATGA